Proteins from one Rosa chinensis cultivar Old Blush chromosome 7, RchiOBHm-V2, whole genome shotgun sequence genomic window:
- the LOC112177343 gene encoding indole-3-acetic acid-induced protein ARG7: MEMVKAESTKNLIIKAWRLCTTLHKQTSSKGCTAPSSRSCSTSNGKRKKNKADEVTPVGCFSVYVGPEKQRFVVKVEFANHPLFKVLLEDAALEYGYKNDGPLLLPCDVDLFYNVLAEMESMDNINEEIISSNRSLIQIFFSPNSSHASFKFKNGQGFWWWL; encoded by the coding sequence ATGGAAATGGTGAAGGCAGAGTCGACAAAGAATCTGATTATCAAGGCGTGGAGGCTATGCACTACTTTACATAAACAAACCAGCAGCAAAGGGTGCACAGCACCCAGTTCAAGGAGTTGCAGTACTAGCAATGGCAAGCGGAAGAAGAACAAGGCCGACGAAGTAACTCCTGTCGGGTGTTTCTCAGTCTACGTCGGACCCGAAAAACAACGGTTTGTGGTGAAGGTGGAGTTTGCTAATCATCCGTTGTTCAAGGTGCTGTTAGAGGATGCAGCATTGGAGTATGGGTACAAAAATGATGGTCCACTGTTGCTTCCTTGTGATGTGGATTTGTTCTACAATGTTTTGGCAGAGATGGAGAGCATGGATAACATCAATGAGGAAATCATAAGTTCCAACCGGTCTTTGATACAAATTTTCTTCAGTCCAAATAGCAGTCATGCATCATTCAAATTCAAGAATGGACAAGGGTTTTGGTGGTGGCTATAG